The proteins below come from a single Drosophila teissieri strain GT53w chromosome 3L, Prin_Dtei_1.1, whole genome shotgun sequence genomic window:
- the LOC122617749 gene encoding circadian clock-controlled protein daywake isoform X1: MALLELIVLLVAFASCLVRTDDVFLKEPPDYIKECRIADKDFVNCSTHSIQQLFDKLNDGIPGLTSIKSFDPFYLNRIRITQGNSNAINLKVELANVKIIGFGHTNVLESQVFKKDYSWKTTFTLPEMKLQADYSLFGRILLIPLNGKGQVFLDAENMTVTMHTKTRLYSKGGFTFYNVTNLHVDFKMDGLKSYFSNLFNGNKQLEDSTNKFFNDNWRMLADALYTVITQTIEDILLDVLKKIFHFIPANFFVSDIPTPEQLYGRAKPKPK; encoded by the exons ATGGCCCTCTTGGAACTGAttgtgctgctggtggcatTTGCCAGTTGCCTAGTTAGAACCGACGATGTATTTTTGAAAGAGCCAC CAGATTACATCAAAGAGTGTAGGATAGCCGACAAGGACTTTGTCAACTGCTCGACCCACAGCATCCAGCAGCTATTCGACAAACTCAACGATG GCATACCCGGGCTCACCAGCATCAAAAGCTTCGATCCCTTCTATCTCAACCGCATACGGATCACGCAGGGCAATAGCAACGCAATCAATCTCAAGGTGGAGCTGGCTAACGTCAAGATCATTGGGTTCGGGCACACGAACGTCCTGGAGAGTCA GGTGTTTAAGAAGGACTACAGCTGGAAGACCACCTTCACACTGCCCGAGATGAAGCTCCAGGCGGACTACAGTCTGTTCGGTCGGATCTTGCTCATCCCGCTCAACGGAAAGGGGCAGGTGTTCCTGGACGCGGAGAACATGACGGTCACCATGCACACGAAGACACGGCTCTACTCCAAGGGCGGGTTCACCTTCTACAACGTGACCAACCTGCACGTGGACTTTAAAATGGATGGGCTCAAGTCGTATTTTTCCAACCTGTTCAATGGCAATAAGCAACTGG AGGACAGCACCAACAAGTTTTTTAACGACAACTGGCGCATGCTGGCCGATGCCCTGTACACGGTCATCACCCAGACCATCGAGGATATTCTGCTAGACGTGCTGAAGAAGATATTTCACTTCATTCCTGCCAACTTCTTTGTGAGCGACATCCCGACGCCGGAACAGCTTTATGGAAGGGCCAAGCCGAAGCCGAAATGA
- the LOC122617749 gene encoding circadian clock-controlled protein daywake isoform X2 produces MALLELIVLLVAFASCLVRTDDVFLKEPHYIKECRIADKDFVNCSTHSIQQLFDKLNDGIPGLTSIKSFDPFYLNRIRITQGNSNAINLKVELANVKIIGFGHTNVLESQVFKKDYSWKTTFTLPEMKLQADYSLFGRILLIPLNGKGQVFLDAENMTVTMHTKTRLYSKGGFTFYNVTNLHVDFKMDGLKSYFSNLFNGNKQLEDSTNKFFNDNWRMLADALYTVITQTIEDILLDVLKKIFHFIPANFFVSDIPTPEQLYGRAKPKPK; encoded by the exons ATGGCCCTCTTGGAACTGAttgtgctgctggtggcatTTGCCAGTTGCCTAGTTAGAACCGACGATGTATTTTTGAAAGAGCCAC ATTACATCAAAGAGTGTAGGATAGCCGACAAGGACTTTGTCAACTGCTCGACCCACAGCATCCAGCAGCTATTCGACAAACTCAACGATG GCATACCCGGGCTCACCAGCATCAAAAGCTTCGATCCCTTCTATCTCAACCGCATACGGATCACGCAGGGCAATAGCAACGCAATCAATCTCAAGGTGGAGCTGGCTAACGTCAAGATCATTGGGTTCGGGCACACGAACGTCCTGGAGAGTCA GGTGTTTAAGAAGGACTACAGCTGGAAGACCACCTTCACACTGCCCGAGATGAAGCTCCAGGCGGACTACAGTCTGTTCGGTCGGATCTTGCTCATCCCGCTCAACGGAAAGGGGCAGGTGTTCCTGGACGCGGAGAACATGACGGTCACCATGCACACGAAGACACGGCTCTACTCCAAGGGCGGGTTCACCTTCTACAACGTGACCAACCTGCACGTGGACTTTAAAATGGATGGGCTCAAGTCGTATTTTTCCAACCTGTTCAATGGCAATAAGCAACTGG AGGACAGCACCAACAAGTTTTTTAACGACAACTGGCGCATGCTGGCCGATGCCCTGTACACGGTCATCACCCAGACCATCGAGGATATTCTGCTAGACGTGCTGAAGAAGATATTTCACTTCATTCCTGCCAACTTCTTTGTGAGCGACATCCCGACGCCGGAACAGCTTTATGGAAGGGCCAAGCCGAAGCCGAAATGA
- the LOC122618042 gene encoding uncharacterized protein LOC122618042, producing the protein MRKEFIQSCCAAALILVVLMPLAGAWRSFKVILTNIDFEANDKIVDLKVDLQNDSGESSLSIDIKTHQDIEDVQLMVDFGLETDKGNFSTLINRTLNFCKLMKQRNSDPLVRAIYEDLLKHGTLFKECPIRSGTYSLNNYKVDEEMLPSFLPEAKFRFAMMISTLKGGMIVRSTIYGRIDKSKGFDNLKRFSLG; encoded by the exons ATGCGCAAGGAGTTCATCCAAAGCTGCTGTGCCGCGGCCTTGATTCTGGTAGTGCTCATGCCCTTGGCTGGAGCGTGG CGCTCTTTCAAGGTCATCCTCACGAACATTGACTTCGAGGCCAACGACAAAATCGTGGACCTCAAGGTGGATCTGCAAAACGATTCGGGCGAGTCAAGTCTGAGCATAGACATAAAGACGCACCAGGACATAGAGGACGTTCAGCTAATGGTAGACTTTGGTCTGGAGACGGACAAGGGCAACTTCTCCACCTTGATAAACCGTACCCTCAACTTCTGCAAGCTAATGAAGCAGCGCAATTCGGACCCGCTGGTTCGCGCAATCTACGAGGACCTCCTCAAGCACGGCACCCTCTTTAAGGAGTGCCCTATCCGGAGCGGCACCTACAGCCTAAATAACTACAAGGTGGACGAGGAGATGCTGCCCAGCTTCCTGCCGGAGGCCAAGTTCCGCTTCGCCATGATGATTTCGACGCTTAAGGGCGGCATGATCGTGCGGTCCACCATCTACGGCCGCATCGACAAATCCAAGGGATTCGACAACCTAAAGCGGTTCAGTCTCGGCTGA
- the LOC122617571 gene encoding uncharacterized protein LOC122617571 — MLLYTALLVPVLMAMWHGSQAEKMMRPKFKDIKIWSEEKFVSHKVVYDNSDPHLNFSMEVHQELHDVDIHLEVRITNKQDPYYTTNLNTTLNVCRILGFANKSPVGRFVHGFIREFGNIVDNCPIAKGSYFINKFWWPEDPTTAMLPELEFEIVWQAMHVDANKKRTLIMNDHFGGDFVVQDVNNLKPGIFAMLPKIA; from the exons ATGTTGCTGTACACCGCGCTGCTGGTTCCCGTCCTGATGGCCATGTGGCATGGCTCCCAGGCCGAG AAAATGATGAGACCCAAGTTCAAGGACATCAAGATCTGGAGCGAAGAGAAGTTCGTCAGCCACAAGGTGGTCTACGACAACAGCGATCCCCATCTGAACTTCAGCATGGAGGTGCACCAGGAGCTGCACGACGTAGATATCCACCTCGAGGTGCGCATCACCAACAAGCAGGACCCATACTACACCACCAACCTAAACACCACCCTGAACGTCTGCCGCATACTGGGCTTCGCCAACAAATCGCCGGTGGGCCGCTTCGTGCACGGATTCATCCGCGAGTTCGGCAACATAGTTGATAACTGCCCAATCGCCAAG GGCTCTTACTTCATCAACAAGTTCTGGTGGCCAGAGGACCCAACCACCGCCATGCTGCCCGAGCTGGAGTTTGAGATCGTCTGGCAAGCCATGCACGTGGACGCCAACAAGAAACGCACGCTGATAATGAACGACCACTTCGGTGGGGACTTCGTCGTCCAGGACGTCAATAATCTGAAGCCCGGCATCTTCGCAATGCTGCCCAAGATCGCCTAG
- the LOC122617908 gene encoding protein new-glue 3-like, protein MRFLFALVLGVLLCLLLAQEGSSTTTTTTTTDATTTTTTDATTTTASSATTTSTSTTAASSSSAEARRRRRARRRRLARERRRRQERRQRQEKRRRRMEQLLARQRRLINQLQG, encoded by the coding sequence ATGCGTTTCCTATTCGCTCTAGTCCTCGGCGTGCTCCTGTGCCTGCTCCTGGCTCAGGAGGGCAGTAGTACCacaactacaaccacaacTACTGACGCgaccacaaccacaactacAGACGCGACCACTACCACGGCTTCatccgccaccaccaccagcacctcCACGACCGCTGCCTCCTCTTCCTCGGCGGAGGCCAGGAGGCGCAGACGTGCTCGCCGCCGTCGCCTGGCTCGTGAGCGCCGTCGTCGCCAGGAGCGGAGGCAGCGCCAGGAAAAGAGGAGGCGCAGGATGGAGCAGCTGCTTGCGAGGCAGCGCCGCCTGATCAATCAGCTTCAGGGATAA
- the LOC122617983 gene encoding protein new-glue 1-like, translated as MRFSIVFVFSVLGCLLLIQEGSSTTTTTTTTDATTTTTDSSDTTTTTTTTTDSTSTTTTTASSSSSSSAEARRRRRARRRRLARQRQRRERRRQRRTQRLRQQLKNKRRELKQLRG; from the coding sequence ATGCGTTTCTCGATCGTATTTGTTTTTTCCGTCCTAGGATGCCTTCTGCTTATCCAGGAGGGCAGTAGtaccacaaccacaactacaactacagacgcgaccaccacaaccaccgaCTCCTCCgacaccactaccaccaccaccaccaccactgactccaccagcaccaccacgaCCActgcctcctcctcgtcctcttcCTCTGCGGAGGCCAGGAGGCGCAGGCGTGCCCGTCGCCGCCGGCTGGCCCGTCAGCGCCAGCGCAGGGAGCGCAGGAGGCAGCGCAGGACTCAAAGGTTGCGCCAGCAACTGAAGAATAAGCGCCGGGAGCTCAAACAGTTGCGCggataa
- the LOC122617892 gene encoding protein new-glue 1-like has product MRFSIVFVLSVIGCLLLIQEGSSTTTTTTTTDATTTTTDSSDTTTTTTTTTTDSTSTTTTTASSSSSSSAEARRRRRARRRRLARQRQRRERRRQRRTQRLRQQLKNKRRELKQLRG; this is encoded by the coding sequence ATGCGCTTCTCGATCGTATTTGTTCTTTCCGTCATAGGATGCCTCCTGCTTATCCAGGAGGGCAGTAGtaccacaaccacaactacaactacagacgcgaccaccacaaccaccgaCTCCTCCgacaccactaccaccaccaccaccaccaccactgactccaccagcaccaccacgaCCActgcctcctcctcgtcctcttcCTCTGCGGAGGCCAGGAGGCGCAGGCGTGCCCGTCGCCGCCGGCTGGCCCGTCAGCGCCAGCGCAGGGAGCGCAGGAGGCAGCGCAGGACTCAAAGGTTGCGCCAGCAACTGAAGAATAAGCGCCGGGAGCTCAAACAGTTGCGCGGATAA